TTCAAAAAGTCTTTAATAAACATAATCTTATGTTTCTTTGTTAATCCATTATGTGCAATTAAACTCCGTTTAAGCTCACTAAATAAGCCTTCTATACGATTTGTCGTTTTTTCAATATTAAGCTCTAGATACTTTTCATAGGTAAATAAATAATCAAAATAGCGTCGAATACTGGCGTAAGTACTCCTTACATTACGATGTTTATAAGGAAAATAACCTTTCTCATTGGCTTTATCTGAACGCTCATTTAAAAAATCTTGATGTTTTCGTTTCCAATGATGTAAGAGTAGATAAAATTCATTTTTTGTGCTTGCTTTTAACGTTTTTGCGATAAGTTTCAATTCCTTTCCCG
The nucleotide sequence above comes from Pasteurellaceae bacterium Orientalotternb1. Encoded proteins:
- a CDS encoding transposase — protein: MDSCSGNVIYHQIVRTEKDVYSKLAINQFREKDCIIQSITCDVRRGLLKDFLDTPTQMCQFHLVAMVMRALRKKHQSVAGKELKLIAKTLKASTKNEFYLLLHHWKRKHQDFLNERSDKANEKGYFPYKHRNVRSTYASIRRYFDYLFTYEKYLELNIEKTTNRIEGLFSELKRSLIAHNGLTKKHKIMFIKDFLNKKSL